A window of the Lactobacillus amylovorus DSM 20531 genome harbors these coding sequences:
- a CDS encoding GH25 family lysozyme — translation MKRYHHKYTLPAIITLLLLAIAFLLIGFFNFKRQTTLPPNSNSSAIGIQLNQDVDYVDLHKLQANGISFVYLKSTQGRSYFDENYLSYRDQILGTKLAFGSMILYSNESTPLQHYRYFFEKVGDNTGSLPILLEPAVTSRSKRYLESMSQFASMLEQRKKEVIVDVDYKYHKYFTPQTKFMSVDGKTPDKLKYSFWRYTTNGRVKNVNGLEKGVTMYAYNGTVGQYRQKYGQLTQ, via the coding sequence ATGAAAAGGTATCATCATAAATATACTTTGCCAGCAATTATAACTTTACTGTTATTAGCGATTGCATTTCTTTTAATTGGCTTTTTTAATTTTAAAAGACAAACCACTCTTCCGCCGAATTCTAACTCGAGTGCAATTGGGATTCAGCTTAACCAAGATGTTGACTATGTGGATTTGCATAAATTGCAGGCGAACGGTATTTCCTTCGTTTATTTAAAATCAACGCAAGGCAGATCATACTTTGATGAAAATTATCTATCCTATCGTGATCAGATTTTGGGAACCAAGCTTGCTTTTGGCAGTATGATTCTATATAGTAATGAATCGACGCCCTTGCAGCATTACCGCTACTTTTTTGAAAAAGTGGGCGATAACACGGGAAGCCTGCCAATCCTGCTTGAGCCGGCCGTAACTAGCCGCAGCAAGCGTTATTTAGAGTCGATGAGCCAGTTTGCCAGCATGCTTGAGCAGCGCAAAAAAGAGGTAATTGTTGACGTGGACTATAAGTATCATAAATACTTCACGCCACAAACAAAATTTATGTCAGTCGATGGAAAAACGCCGGATAAATTGAAGTATTCATTTTGGCGTTATACAACTAACGGACGCGTCAAGAACGTCAATGGTCTAGAAAAAGGCGTTACAATGTATGCGTATAACGGAACCGTTGGTCAATATAGACAGAAATATGGACAATTAACACAATAA
- a CDS encoding DEAD/DEAH box helicase — protein sequence MYQEETKQVLIKQHKEKPTLIQKETYDAIRNGASLVGLAKTGTGKTLAYALPSLERAQKGNANSVVIIAPTTELAVQIRHAINPFVHALGLKGASLVGAGNRKRQEDNLKKKHPEVIVATPGRFFDFFSSGRIKLGQIKTLIIDEADDILEFTKLELLSSLGQNLGPDSQVLLFGATDSEITRDAEEIFNRHFLLVDVRNEQKSTTKHYFLQVDNQHKIEFLQRMTKLDQFKGILFFDSNKTMMRFAGIFGHTKTRFELLSNEFGKQKREQALQDLATGKTKLLLATDLAARGLDIPDLTYVINYEIPSETNTYLHRAGRTGRMNAEGYVVTLGDDHDFRDLKKLLADQIKLERVYFAGYHLTTTKQKDKKQKDEEKEKAANANKVVKNKKKKGKKKSNKNKGYHPHYLKVNK from the coding sequence ATGTATCAAGAAGAAACAAAACAAGTATTAATTAAGCAACATAAAGAAAAGCCGACTTTGATTCAAAAAGAAACTTATGATGCCATTAGAAATGGTGCTTCTTTAGTCGGTTTAGCTAAAACTGGAACGGGTAAGACTTTGGCCTATGCACTGCCTAGTTTGGAAAGAGCGCAAAAAGGCAACGCCAACAGTGTAGTCATTATCGCGCCAACAACTGAACTGGCCGTCCAGATTCGCCATGCCATCAATCCATTTGTGCACGCGTTAGGCTTAAAGGGTGCAAGTCTAGTTGGTGCCGGCAACCGTAAGCGCCAAGAAGACAACTTGAAGAAAAAGCATCCAGAAGTAATTGTGGCGACGCCAGGAAGATTTTTTGATTTCTTTTCTAGTGGCCGAATTAAGCTTGGTCAGATTAAGACTTTAATTATTGACGAAGCTGATGATATCTTGGAATTTACCAAACTAGAATTATTGTCTTCATTAGGACAAAACTTGGGTCCCGACAGCCAAGTATTATTGTTTGGAGCTACTGATTCTGAAATCACTAGGGATGCAGAAGAAATCTTTAACCGTCATTTTCTTTTAGTCGATGTCAGAAATGAACAAAAATCTACAACCAAGCATTATTTCTTGCAAGTTGATAACCAACACAAGATTGAATTTTTACAAAGAATGACCAAGCTTGATCAATTCAAGGGGATTTTGTTCTTTGATTCAAACAAGACAATGATGCGTTTTGCCGGAATCTTTGGTCATACTAAGACTCGATTTGAACTTTTATCAAACGAATTTGGTAAGCAAAAGCGTGAGCAAGCTTTGCAAGATTTAGCTACAGGTAAAACTAAATTGCTTTTGGCAACAGATTTGGCTGCACGTGGTTTGGATATTCCTGATCTTACTTATGTGATCAATTATGAAATTCCAAGTGAAACCAATACTTATTTGCACCGTGCCGGTCGTACTGGCCGTATGAATGCGGAAGGCTATGTCGTTACTTTAGGTGATGATCACGACTTCAGAGATTTAAAGAAGCTATTGGCAGATCAAATAAAATTGGAAAGAGTCTACTTTGCAGGCTACCATTTGACGACTACTAAGCAGAAGGATAAAAAGCAAAAAGACGAAGAAAAAGAAAAAGCAGCTAATGCTAACAAGGTAGTTAAGAATAAGAAAAAGAAGGGCAAAAAGAAGAGTAATAAGAATAAGGGTTATCACCCACATTATTTGAAGGTGAATAAATGA
- a CDS encoding PTS sugar transporter subunit IIC, whose translation MSRLVKWLEDYVLPVANRLGQVRWLVALRDAFISLMPITIAGSLAVLIKSLITAAKVHLGWNTFAFAMQPLVSISDLVWRGTFSLYACFFALALGYQLAKNFEGNRLAAAIVSLSSFSLSIANYAKVKFHGESVVIKSAFDISQFSTTGLFTAILFGSLGFAVYYACYKARFMLHLSTNLPHAEQAAFDSLIPAMVSIFSIGGINYLFQVATGNYFGDWLLTTIQMPLVKWGQGFGTVLLVTLMVQVFWFFGINGLGVLSPILDSIWLTAQNGNITAATSGKVPPYVWVRGSFDVFAWFGGAGGTLMLIVAILVFSKRSDYRTIAKITLAPGIFNIGEPILLGLPVVLNPVYLIPFLLTPVVNVAFSYWVSVMGLVNPVQVAVPSIMPPIIGPFLACNYDWRAIVLSIIDMLIAFAIWSPFVIAADKIADTNNPKTFFTTQF comes from the coding sequence ATGAGTCGGTTAGTAAAGTGGCTAGAAGATTACGTGTTGCCGGTAGCTAACAGATTAGGCCAGGTAAGATGGTTAGTGGCATTAAGGGATGCCTTTATTTCTCTGATGCCAATTACAATTGCTGGCTCGCTGGCAGTCTTAATCAAAAGTTTAATCACGGCAGCTAAGGTTCATTTAGGCTGGAATACTTTTGCCTTTGCGATGCAGCCGCTAGTTTCAATTAGCGATTTAGTTTGGCGTGGTACCTTTTCACTGTATGCCTGCTTCTTTGCACTCGCATTAGGTTATCAACTAGCTAAAAACTTTGAAGGCAATCGGCTGGCTGCGGCAATTGTTTCACTGTCATCTTTTTCATTGAGCATTGCCAACTATGCCAAGGTTAAATTTCATGGTGAAAGCGTCGTAATTAAAAGCGCCTTTGATATCAGTCAATTTTCAACGACAGGTTTGTTTACGGCGATCTTGTTTGGCTCACTGGGGTTTGCTGTCTATTATGCCTGCTACAAGGCAAGGTTTATGTTGCATTTGTCCACCAATTTACCTCATGCGGAACAGGCTGCCTTTGATTCGTTGATTCCAGCGATGGTGTCTATTTTTAGTATCGGTGGAATTAATTATCTGTTCCAAGTGGCAACGGGCAACTATTTTGGCGATTGGCTATTAACTACCATCCAAATGCCATTAGTAAAATGGGGTCAAGGCTTCGGGACCGTATTATTAGTTACCTTGATGGTTCAAGTCTTTTGGTTCTTTGGTATCAATGGCTTGGGTGTGTTGTCACCAATTCTTGATTCTATTTGGCTGACAGCTCAAAACGGCAACATCACGGCTGCGACTAGTGGAAAAGTGCCACCTTACGTTTGGGTAAGAGGCTCGTTTGACGTATTTGCCTGGTTTGGTGGTGCCGGTGGTACCCTGATGTTGATTGTCGCCATTTTGGTATTTTCAAAGCGAAGCGATTATCGTACGATTGCTAAAATTACGTTAGCACCAGGTATCTTTAACATTGGTGAGCCGATCTTGCTGGGACTGCCCGTAGTGCTTAATCCGGTTTACTTAATTCCATTTTTGCTGACGCCGGTTGTAAACGTTGCTTTTTCATACTGGGTTAGTGTCATGGGCTTGGTCAATCCGGTACAAGTGGCGGTACCAAGCATCATGCCGCCGATTATTGGACCGTTTTTGGCATGTAATTATGACTGGCGTGCAATCGTTTTGAGTATTATTGATATGTTAATTGCGTTTGCTATTTGGAGTCCATTCGTAATTGCGGCTGATAAGATCGCAGATACCAACAATCCTAAGACTTTCTTTACTACACAATTTTAA
- the wecB gene encoding non-hydrolyzing UDP-N-acetylglucosamine 2-epimerase: MQKIKVMTVFGTRPEAIKMAPLVLKLKKDDRFEEVTVVSAQHREMLDQVLDIFKIKPDYDFNIMHKNQTLEEITSKVMIDLSKVIKEEKPDIVLVHGDTTTSFAAALATFYQQTTLGHVEAGLRTWNKYSPYPEEMNRQMTDDLTDLYFAPTELSKSNLLKENHKADNIFVTGNTAIDALEQTVQKDYHHAVMDDITPGNKVILVTMHRRENQGEPMRRVFKVMRQVIDSHPDVEIIYPVHLSPRVQQVANEVLGGDPRIHLIEPLDVVDFHNLAKRSYFIMTDSGGVQEEAPSLGKPVLVLRDTTERPEGVKAGTLKLVGTEVDKVRESMLELLENKEAYDKMANAKNPYGDGYASDRIMDDIYYYFHKDEVAKPADFE; encoded by the coding sequence ATGCAAAAAATTAAAGTAATGACTGTTTTTGGCACGCGTCCAGAAGCAATTAAGATGGCACCACTTGTTTTGAAATTAAAAAAAGACGACCGCTTTGAAGAAGTGACCGTTGTTAGTGCACAGCACCGTGAAATGCTTGATCAAGTGCTTGATATTTTTAAGATTAAACCTGATTATGACTTCAATATCATGCATAAGAATCAGACTTTGGAAGAAATTACTTCTAAGGTAATGATTGATTTATCTAAAGTGATTAAAGAGGAAAAGCCAGATATTGTTTTGGTTCACGGCGACACGACTACAAGTTTTGCGGCAGCTCTTGCGACATTTTACCAACAAACGACTTTGGGTCACGTGGAAGCAGGGCTGAGAACTTGGAATAAGTATTCGCCATATCCTGAAGAAATGAACCGTCAAATGACTGACGATTTAACTGACTTGTATTTTGCGCCAACCGAATTGTCCAAGAGTAATTTGCTTAAGGAAAATCATAAGGCTGACAATATTTTCGTAACTGGTAACACTGCAATTGATGCTTTGGAACAAACCGTGCAAAAAGATTACCACCATGCAGTAATGGATGATATTACTCCTGGCAATAAAGTAATCTTGGTTACTATGCACCGTCGTGAAAACCAAGGTGAGCCAATGCGTCGCGTCTTCAAAGTAATGCGTCAAGTAATCGATTCACATCCTGATGTGGAAATTATTTATCCAGTGCACTTGTCACCAAGAGTGCAACAAGTAGCTAACGAAGTTTTAGGCGGTGATCCTCGCATTCACTTGATTGAACCCCTTGACGTTGTTGACTTCCATAACTTGGCTAAACGCAGTTACTTTATCATGACTGATTCAGGCGGCGTACAAGAAGAAGCGCCTAGTCTTGGTAAGCCAGTGCTTGTATTGCGTGACACAACTGAACGTCCAGAAGGTGTGAAGGCTGGTACTTTGAAGCTGGTTGGGACTGAAGTAGATAAAGTAAGAGAAAGTATGCTTGAACTTCTTGAAAATAAAGAAGCATATGACAAGATGGCTAACGCCAAGAACCCATACGGTGATGGTTATGCTAGTGATCGCATCATGGATGACATTTACTACTACTTCCATAAAGACGAAGTAGCTAAGCCAGCAGATTTTGAATAG
- a CDS encoding GtrA family protein, which produces MTKNKKEVTIGDQAQIRKLGQKLIKRHRNLWVYTIFGFVAALINTVVFMVLHSWWHNVMVISNTIAFIISNLASFYFNQKAVFINNVDHEHSTWHKLIVFFTYRVISLIPDTLIMLVGLSWLHLNALLVKIIDQVLVGIFNYLTTRSVFQKQEHTMIERAKRRIQEQKAKKKQ; this is translated from the coding sequence ATGACTAAAAATAAAAAAGAAGTTACTATTGGTGATCAAGCTCAGATTCGCAAATTAGGACAAAAGCTAATCAAAAGGCACCGTAATTTATGGGTCTACACAATTTTTGGCTTTGTAGCTGCGCTGATCAATACTGTAGTCTTCATGGTTCTACACTCTTGGTGGCACAACGTAATGGTGATTTCCAACACCATTGCGTTCATCATTTCCAACTTGGCTTCGTTTTACTTTAACCAAAAAGCCGTTTTTATTAACAACGTAGATCATGAACACAGTACCTGGCACAAGCTAATTGTTTTCTTTACTTACAGAGTAATCAGTTTAATTCCCGATACCTTAATCATGTTGGTTGGTTTGTCCTGGCTTCACTTAAATGCCCTCTTGGTTAAAATTATTGACCAAGTTTTAGTCGGAATTTTCAATTATCTAACTACTAGATCTGTCTTTCAAAAACAAGAACATACCATGATTGAACGTGCAAAAAGGCGCATTCAAGAACAAAAAGCAAAAAAGAAGCAGTAA
- a CDS encoding flavodoxin domain-containing protein yields MKARIVYASMTGNDEDMADILEEDLQDYGVDVETSDVGFTDASDYLDSDLCIFITYTYGEGVMTDEIADFYDELKKLDLTDKYFAVMGSGDKTYGKHFCENVFDFEKAFKACHATEITKPVTIENAPDDDAIDLIDQAAKEMADKLND; encoded by the coding sequence ATGAAAGCAAGAATTGTCTACGCCAGTATGACTGGTAATGATGAAGATATGGCAGATATTTTAGAGGAAGATCTACAAGATTATGGCGTTGATGTTGAAACAAGCGATGTAGGCTTCACTGATGCAAGCGATTATTTAGATAGCGATCTTTGCATTTTCATCACTTACACTTACGGTGAAGGTGTAATGACCGACGAAATTGCAGACTTTTACGACGAATTAAAGAAGCTTGATCTTACCGATAAGTACTTTGCAGTGATGGGATCAGGTGACAAGACTTATGGCAAACACTTCTGTGAGAATGTATTCGACTTCGAAAAGGCATTCAAGGCTTGTCATGCCACAGAAATCACCAAACCTGTTACCATCGAAAACGCACCTGACGATGATGCGATCGATTTAATCGATCAAGCTGCAAAAGAAATGGCCGATAAATTAAATGACTAA
- the map gene encoding type I methionyl aminopeptidase: MITIKSIRELKGMQASGHLLATMFEGLRDVIKPGISTWEIEEFCQDFVKSRGGRLSEQGFEGYKYGTCISVNDEIAHQTPRKDRILKEGDLVKVDVTCNLNGYESDSCTTYPVGKISDADKKLIEVTKKAMYLGIDQAVLGNRIGDIGAAIQHWVEDENHYGDVRELIGHGIQPSIHEDPEVPHWGKAGHGIRLREGMTITCEPMVEAGGDWHIDQRTVDDPNDDWVYYATPDSSNAAQFEHTFAITKDGPKILTLQRPYDGLEKYIPHFDEMDD, from the coding sequence TTGATTACAATTAAATCAATTCGTGAACTTAAAGGCATGCAAGCTTCAGGCCACCTTCTTGCCACAATGTTTGAAGGCTTGCGCGATGTTATCAAGCCAGGCATCTCAACCTGGGAAATCGAAGAATTCTGCCAAGACTTCGTTAAGAGCCGTGGCGGCCGTCTTTCAGAACAAGGTTTTGAAGGCTACAAATACGGTACTTGTATTTCAGTTAATGATGAAATTGCTCACCAAACTCCTAGAAAAGACCGCATTTTAAAGGAAGGCGACCTTGTTAAGGTCGATGTTACCTGCAACTTGAACGGTTATGAATCAGACTCATGTACTACTTACCCAGTAGGTAAAATTTCAGACGCTGATAAGAAGTTAATTGAAGTAACTAAGAAGGCTATGTATCTTGGTATCGATCAAGCCGTTTTAGGTAACAGAATTGGTGATATTGGTGCCGCAATTCAACACTGGGTTGAAGACGAAAACCATTACGGTGACGTTCGTGAATTAATCGGTCACGGTATTCAACCATCAATCCACGAAGATCCAGAAGTACCACACTGGGGCAAGGCTGGTCACGGTATCCGTCTTCGTGAAGGTATGACTATTACCTGTGAACCAATGGTTGAAGCAGGTGGCGATTGGCACATTGACCAAAGAACTGTTGATGATCCTAACGATGACTGGGTTTACTACGCAACTCCAGATAGTTCAAACGCAGCTCAATTTGAACACACCTTTGCCATTACCAAAGATGGTCCTAAGATTTTGACTTTACAACGTCCTTACGATGGTTTAGAAAAGTACATTCCTCACTTTGACGAAATGGACGATTAG
- a CDS encoding YihY/virulence factor BrkB family protein — MKNKNRLDSKLGQFFLTLRTILSQGEILDSSIVIAYYILFSIFPIIIIIGNILPLFHIDTAPIANYLDFVFPDQISKYIMPIINSLLKTTSTGYMSFGIVLAVWSFSSLVNAIRLGENRLYGVRQLELKLSIVNFLWTRMITIAFTTLMIILFTGATLALVFGQQLLHFLSPIFQLPVEEIDKIFSYRYPVVLLMMILAVYYLNYVLPNIKLKKRVIWPGVIVTVIGWLALSFLFSFYLHHFPITWENYGIIGTFIIFMLWLNIAAILFLLGVGVNATIVRNREGELEYSAGRVASYIQDRRKQK, encoded by the coding sequence ATGAAAAATAAGAATCGACTCGATTCCAAGCTGGGCCAATTTTTTCTTACTTTACGTACCATTCTGTCTCAAGGTGAAATTCTCGATAGTTCGATCGTCATCGCCTACTATATTTTGTTTTCGATTTTTCCCATCATCATTATTATTGGGAACATTTTGCCGTTGTTTCACATTGATACGGCACCGATTGCTAATTATTTGGACTTTGTGTTTCCAGATCAGATATCAAAGTACATTATGCCGATTATTAATTCGCTGCTAAAAACGACTTCGACCGGATATATGTCTTTTGGTATTGTGTTGGCTGTTTGGTCGTTTTCCAGTTTGGTTAACGCGATTCGGTTAGGCGAAAATAGATTATATGGCGTCCGACAACTTGAACTTAAACTTTCCATAGTTAATTTCCTTTGGACTAGAATGATTACAATTGCATTTACGACGCTAATGATCATACTTTTTACAGGCGCTACTTTAGCATTAGTCTTTGGTCAGCAGCTATTGCATTTTTTGAGTCCAATTTTTCAATTGCCTGTAGAAGAAATCGACAAGATTTTTAGTTATCGTTATCCAGTTGTGCTTTTAATGATGATCTTGGCTGTTTACTATCTCAACTATGTATTGCCAAATATTAAGCTGAAGAAAAGAGTAATTTGGCCAGGGGTAATTGTAACTGTGATTGGCTGGCTAGCACTGTCGTTTTTATTTAGCTTTTATTTGCATCACTTCCCGATTACCTGGGAAAATTACGGCATCATTGGTACTTTTATTATCTTTATGCTGTGGCTAAATATAGCGGCAATCTTATTCCTGCTTGGCGTAGGCGTAAATGCGACAATCGTGCGCAATCGCGAAGGAGAGTTAGAATATTCTGCTGGTAGGGTAGCAAGTTATATTCAAGATAGAAGAAAACAAAAGTAG
- the galU gene encoding UTP--glucose-1-phosphate uridylyltransferase GalU translates to MKVRKAIIPAAGLGTRFLPATKALPKEMLPIVDKPTIQFIVEEAKKSGIEDILIVIGKNKRPIEDHFDSNPELEQDLAEKGKNELLKLTQGITNLGVNLYYTRQPHPAGLGDAIYRARSFVGDEPFVVMLGDDLMDDETPLTKQLIDRYNKTHASTIAVMPVPHKDVSKYGVIEPENEIMPGLINVKSFVEKPDIDKAPSDYAIIGRYLLTPEIFDILAHQKPGRGGEIQLTDAIDTMNKTQRVFAHVFKGERHDVGNKEGYLETSIEYGLKHPEIKEQLRAYIQRLGKQFEAEDKAKK, encoded by the coding sequence ATGAAAGTAAGAAAAGCTATTATTCCTGCAGCCGGCTTAGGTACTCGATTTTTACCTGCTACTAAGGCTTTACCTAAGGAAATGCTGCCAATCGTTGATAAACCAACTATTCAATTTATCGTTGAAGAAGCTAAGAAGTCTGGTATCGAAGATATTTTGATCGTTATCGGCAAAAACAAGCGCCCAATTGAAGATCACTTTGATTCTAACCCAGAACTTGAACAAGACTTAGCTGAAAAGGGCAAGAACGAACTTTTGAAATTAACTCAAGGCATTACTAATCTTGGCGTTAATTTATACTACACTAGACAACCACATCCAGCTGGCTTAGGTGACGCTATTTACCGTGCTCGTAGTTTCGTAGGGGATGAACCATTTGTCGTTATGTTAGGTGACGACTTGATGGACGATGAAACGCCACTTACTAAGCAATTGATTGATCGCTACAACAAGACTCATGCATCAACCATTGCCGTTATGCCAGTACCACATAAGGATGTTTCAAAATACGGTGTAATTGAACCAGAAAACGAAATTATGCCAGGTTTGATCAACGTTAAGTCATTCGTTGAAAAGCCAGACATTGATAAGGCACCTAGTGATTACGCAATTATTGGTCGCTACCTCCTTACACCAGAAATTTTTGATATTTTAGCTCATCAAAAACCTGGTCGTGGTGGTGAAATTCAATTGACTGATGCCATTGATACGATGAACAAGACGCAAAGAGTTTTTGCTCATGTATTTAAGGGTGAACGTCACGATGTTGGTAACAAGGAAGGCTACCTTGAAACTTCAATTGAATATGGTTTGAAGCACCCTGAAATTAAGGAACAACTTCGTGCTTATATTCAACGCTTAGGCAAGCAATTTGAAGCTGAAGATAAAGCCAAAAAGTAA
- a CDS encoding thiolase family protein, protein MKDIYIVAAKRTPFGKYRGFFKDTSAIELGVMALKGTLKAENINPQDVQALFMGNVLGTGLGENMARQVALNSGMKQESAAVTINEVCGSSLKAVRLAQGQMEMGDLDLVAVGGSENMTRAPYFVKKEYKADPADHLTSTMINDALVDAFSGKHMGITAENVAERYHVSRKEMDEFSLRSHQLATKATKSGFFKNEILKVELNGQTLDHDESIRPDTSLEALSNLKPVFKEDGQVTAGNSSPLNDGASMLVLATKEKMEELHLTPIAKLGAFAEAGFDPAYMGYTPYYAVKKLLAKTGRKIDDYDIIELNEAFAAQGVAVARDLHIPMDKLNIMGGAIALGHPLGATGTRLVTSAISGLKNRNGKRALVTLCIGGGQAVAYEIEMPNEVLSITA, encoded by the coding sequence GTGAAGGATATATATATTGTTGCAGCCAAAAGAACACCTTTTGGCAAGTATCGTGGCTTTTTTAAGGATACTTCCGCAATTGAGTTGGGAGTAATGGCATTAAAGGGGACTTTGAAAGCGGAAAATATTAATCCGCAAGATGTTCAAGCTCTTTTTATGGGTAATGTTTTAGGTACAGGTCTTGGTGAAAATATGGCCCGTCAAGTTGCTCTTAATTCAGGGATGAAGCAAGAGTCAGCTGCAGTGACAATCAATGAAGTTTGTGGTTCAAGTTTAAAGGCTGTTCGTTTGGCCCAAGGTCAAATGGAAATGGGCGACTTGGATTTGGTAGCTGTTGGTGGTAGTGAAAACATGACGCGCGCACCATACTTTGTTAAAAAAGAATACAAGGCTGATCCAGCAGATCACTTAACCAGTACGATGATCAACGATGCCTTAGTGGATGCTTTTTCTGGCAAACACATGGGAATTACAGCTGAAAACGTTGCTGAGAGATATCATGTTTCGCGCAAAGAAATGGACGAATTCAGTTTACGTTCACACCAACTTGCAACAAAAGCAACTAAATCTGGCTTTTTCAAAAATGAAATTTTAAAGGTTGAACTTAACGGTCAAACTTTGGATCATGATGAATCAATTCGTCCTGATACTAGTCTTGAAGCCTTGAGCAACTTAAAGCCCGTCTTTAAGGAAGATGGTCAAGTAACAGCTGGCAATTCATCCCCATTGAATGATGGTGCCAGCATGTTAGTACTTGCTACTAAAGAAAAGATGGAAGAATTGCATTTAACTCCAATTGCTAAGTTAGGTGCATTTGCGGAAGCCGGTTTTGATCCAGCTTACATGGGCTATACTCCTTACTATGCCGTTAAGAAGTTGTTAGCTAAGACTGGCCGCAAAATTGATGATTACGACATCATCGAATTAAACGAAGCTTTTGCTGCTCAAGGCGTTGCAGTGGCAAGAGACTTGCACATTCCAATGGATAAATTGAATATTATGGGCGGCGCCATTGCATTAGGTCACCCATTAGGTGCAACAGGTACGCGTTTAGTAACTTCCGCAATTAGTGGATTAAAGAATAGAAATGGCAAGAGAGCTTTGGTTACCTTGTGTATCGGTGGCGGCCAAGCGGTTGCTTATGAAATCGAGATGCCAAATGAAGTTTTATCAATTACAGCCTGA
- a CDS encoding hydroxymethylglutaryl-CoA reductase, degradative, with protein sequence MKFYQLQPEQRRKLLQDEGLELEDIDDQVLKRLDELSENVIGQLRLPLGVVQNLIIDGQKYMVPMATEEPSVVAAANHGASIFAKNGGVSTVSHRDGIYGQIVLKVDEQFSLVDLKDEFSNLVDLANQKFASLVGHGGGTRSISARQQGNLVYLKVLVDPAEAMGANKTNSILEFLSAKLGQLDHVEEKLFAILSNYPSQLTKAEVKIDPATIGGEKVVERIVLLSQIGYEDPYRAVTNNKGIMNGVDAVLIATGNDYRAIENATAVLANQDGQYRSLSKWTMKDGKLVGELTLPMAIGVVGGSIKARRDVQQSFAILGKDITSKVLGEIITSIGLANNLAALLAISTVGIQAGHMKLQARNVVAELKATKEEKKTVLNRMIQEKNYSESHAKDILEKLREEK encoded by the coding sequence ATGAAGTTTTATCAATTACAGCCTGAGCAAAGAAGAAAACTTTTACAAGACGAAGGCCTTGAATTAGAAGATATTGATGACCAGGTATTAAAACGTTTGGATGAATTGAGCGAAAACGTGATTGGTCAACTGCGTTTGCCATTAGGTGTAGTTCAAAACTTGATTATCGATGGACAAAAATACATGGTGCCAATGGCAACCGAGGAACCATCTGTAGTCGCTGCTGCAAATCACGGTGCCAGTATTTTTGCCAAAAACGGTGGCGTAAGTACTGTCAGCCATAGGGATGGGATCTATGGTCAAATTGTTTTAAAGGTTGATGAACAATTTTCTTTGGTAGACTTGAAAGATGAATTTTCTAATTTAGTTGATTTGGCTAATCAAAAATTTGCCAGCTTGGTTGGTCATGGTGGTGGTACTCGCTCTATTTCGGCTAGACAACAAGGTAATTTAGTTTATCTTAAAGTTTTAGTAGATCCAGCCGAAGCTATGGGAGCTAATAAGACTAATTCAATTCTTGAATTTTTGAGTGCAAAATTAGGACAGTTGGATCATGTTGAAGAAAAACTTTTCGCCATTTTGTCTAACTATCCGAGTCAATTGACCAAGGCTGAAGTAAAAATTGATCCAGCGACTATCGGTGGCGAAAAAGTGGTTGAACGGATTGTTTTGCTTAGTCAAATTGGCTATGAAGATCCGTATCGTGCGGTAACCAATAACAAGGGGATCATGAATGGTGTCGACGCTGTTTTAATAGCGACCGGCAATGACTACCGAGCAATTGAAAATGCTACTGCCGTTCTAGCAAATCAAGACGGACAATATCGCAGTTTGTCAAAATGGACAATGAAGGATGGCAAGTTGGTGGGTGAATTAACCTTACCGATGGCAATTGGTGTTGTGGGTGGTTCAATCAAGGCTCGCCGCGATGTCCAACAAAGCTTTGCCATTTTAGGTAAAGATATCACCAGCAAAGTTTTGGGTGAAATTATCACCAGTATTGGGTTAGCCAATAATTTGGCTGCTTTGTTAGCTATTTCAACAGTGGGCATTCAAGCAGGCCATATGAAATTGCAGGCTCGCAACGTAGTAGCTGAGCTGAAAGCGACTAAAGAAGAGAAAAAGACTGTTTTAAATAGGATGATTCAAGAAAAGAATTATTCAGAAAGTCATGCAAAGGATATTTTGGAGAAATTAAGAGAGGAAAAATAA